In the Leishmania donovani BPK282A1 complete genome, chromosome 29 genome, one interval contains:
- a CDS encoding transcription factor-like protein, with the protein MQPSANHTISASRLSAVLAQWRAAAARGDAAAKQCSAWACVFGERSVNTPDNQRGQAILQYLLEAKEPVCNTAVLITEDVTLILHGAGVRVAAPLTKLEGHTIEVVEGVEAAQARATALLAGKTVGAPVNEFAIQEGPFASAFTELVRGAVPSESLLSAAPVLGELLFVKDDAALGCVEKAAGLCCAVFRRYARDCIANEMSKRDPKTLYDVRQMLYAKLERPNTIQALESLAVDDFSLVTGLPPCLFHKGTYNSQLNVDEDTLKAACNVPIHGDVVVVRFGVKNTGYTAFFGRTLLVVSAAPSNAKEAYQFAYDVSAKLMELLVPGARLSDVYAGAMQYATNQNSDLAVLLVKNFGFSTGLLVLEARGTISEKGTAIVADGMSFVIRVVLESVPSAGGKDTFDMELTDTVIIRGGVAELKTKVARKLAEVLYEDLDETAAATEAAQQVRRDLSKITRQGQSDTVMISREAQREQELRQLLSELHAEFVAAGGKKGTQISTEEYRACDIGRLSLGELTPYKPEDRVPPPESKGGIFVQTDKKVVWLPVCGRAVPFHASTVNRVDVKTEGGKYTMTVTFHAMQEANVGYKLNPTKVFVKELGYSSSRDVFTDSAIAIQGIQQRIKNEDAARKRALTSASNGRLTVTPNPLRLPTVKIRPPITNANRQNKGCVGNLELHANGLRFSFLGGTPIDMLFENIKHVIFQPAVKSIYVIYHVTLKKPIEINRKNVLEVQFVAEVMESSELASAARRSFEEEVQAEERDEMRIRQTNKQFITFAHAVEERSKIKTQLPTNQFSFDGVHARSMTMFKGNREVLWAITDTPAFTQSVDEVEVVSFERIIPGSATFDMSLILKDYNKPVITINSIPRDSLENIKDWCLSARLYYMETTVNPNWRATMKEIREDPDWDPWLRGDGWSVLNNVTNDEEEEEEDDDSDSDSTYYEDDDETSDSDDSSWLEDEESDPSSGSDESDESSAASWDELERRAAAKDRQRDFSDDDDYHPRKRQRAGAATPALPVAPATRPSKVPLNMAGRAGGGAVPPARRF; encoded by the coding sequence ATGCAGCCTTCTGCGAACCATACTATTTCTGCGTCCCGGCTTAGCGCTGTTTTGGCGCAGTggcgggctgctgctgcccgtggagacgcagcggcgaagcagtGCTCGGCGTGGGCTTGTGTCTTTGGCGAGCGTAGCGTCAACACTCCCGATAACCAGCGTGGGCAGGCGATCCTTCAGTACCTCCTGGAGGCGAAAGAGCCGGTATGCAACACCGCCGTGCTCATCACGGAGGATGTGACGCTCATTCTTCACGGTGCAGGCGTGCGcgttgcggcgccgctgacaAAGCTCGAGGGTCATACCATCGAGGTGGTCGAGGGGGTCGAGGCGGCACAGGCGCGAGCCACTGCCCTGCTCGCCGGAAAGACGGTTGGTGCCCCGGTTAACGAGTTTGCGATTCAGGAGGGCCCATTTGCGTCAGCCTTCACTGAGCTCGTGCGCGGAGCCGTGCCCAGCGAGTCGCTTCTATCGGCTGCCCCTGTGCTGGGTGAGCTGCTTTTTGTGAAGGATGATGCCGCTCTCGGTTGCGTCGAGAAGGCCGCGgggctgtgctgcgccgtcTTTCGCCGTTATGCCCGCGACTGCATTGCGAACGAGATGTCGAAGAGAGACCCCAAAACTCTCTACGATGTGCGCCAGATGCTGTACGCCAAGCTGGAGCGACCCAACACAATTCAGGCACTCGAGTCGCTCGCGGTGGACGATTTTTCTCTCGTCACCGGACTGCCGCCGTGTCTCTTCCACAAGGGCACGTACAACTCACAGCTTAACGTGGACGAGGACACCCTCAAGGCGGCGTGCAATGTTCCGATTCACGGGGATGTGGTTGTGGTCCGATTTGGCGTCAAGAACACAGGCTACACCGCCTTCTTTGGCCGCACGCTACTGGTGGTgtcggcagcaccgtcgaACGCGAAAGAAGCGTATCAGTTCGCCTACGATGTGAGCGCGAAGCTCATGGAGCTCCTTGTCCCTGGCGCACGGCTGAGCGACGTGTACGCTGGCGCCATGCAGTACGCGACGAACCAGAACTCTGACCTGGCCGTGCTCCTAGTGAAAAACTTTGGTTTCTCTACGGGCCTTCTCGTCCTCGAGGCACGCGGAACCATTTCGGAGAAGGGTACCGCGATCGTCGCCGACGGGATGAGCTTCGTGATACGCGTCGTGCTCGAATCTGTCCCCAGCGCAGGCGGTAAGGACACGTTTGACATGGAGCTCACCGACACGGTAATCATACGCGGCGGTGTGGCGGAGCTCAAGACAAAGGTGGCGCGCAAACTGGCAGAGGTTCTCTACGAAGACCTCGATGAAacggccgccgcgacggagGCCGCACAGCAGGTGCGGCGTGACTTAAGCAAGATCACTCGTCAGGGTCAGTCCGACACCGTGATGATCTcgcgcgaggcgcagcgtgagcaggagctgcggcagctcctcAGCGAGCTGCACGCAGAATTCGTGGCGGCAGGTGGCAAAAAAGGGACGCAGATCTCGACGGAGGAGTACCGCGCATGCGACATTGGCCGCCTGTCGCTTGGCGAGCTGACTCCTTACAAGCCGGAGGAccgggtgccgccgccggagagCAAGGGCGGAATCTTTGTGCAGACGGACAAGAAGGTTGTGTGGCTCCCGGTATGCGGCCGCGCCGTGCCCTTTCACGCGTCGACAGTGAACAGGGTGGATGTCAAGACTGAGGGCGGCAAGTACACTATGACAGTCACATTCCATGCCATGCAGGAGGCCAACGTGGGCTACAAACTGAACCCCACCAAGGTGTTCGTGAAGGAGCTGGGGTACTCGAGCTCGAGGGATGTGTTCACGGACTCTGCAATCGCTATTCAAGGCATTCAGCAACGCATCAAGAACGAGGACGCTGCCCGAAAGCGTGCCCTCACCTCTGCCTCCAACGGGAGGCTGACAGTGACGCCCAATCCGCTGCGTCTCCCGACAGTGAAGATTCGCCCGCCGATCACGAACGCGAACCGTCAAAACAAGGGCTGCGTGGGCAATCTCGAGCTGCATGCGAACGGGCTGCGTTTCTCATTTCTCGGGGGTACCCCAATTGACATGCTGTTCGAAAACATCAAGCACGTCATTTTTCAACCTGCAGTGAAGAGCATCTACGTTATTTACCACGTTACGCTGAAAAAGCCGATCGAGATCAACCGCAAAAACGTGCTGGAGGTTCAGTTCGTGGCAGAGGTGATGGAGAGCAGCGAGCTCGCGAGTGCTGCTCGGAGATCGTTCGAAGAGGAGGTCCAGGCAGAGGAGCGCGATGAGATGCGCATCCGGCAGACAAACAAGCAGTTCATCACCTTTGCCCACGCCGTGGAAGAGCGAAGCAAGATCAAGACGCAGCTGCCTACAAACCAGTTCTCCTTCGATGGCGTTCACGCTCGCTCCATGACCATGTTCAAAGGCAATCGCGAGGTCCTCTGGGCTATCACCGACACCCCAGCCTTCACACAGAGCGTCGACGAGGTCGAGGTGGTCTCCTTTGAGCGCATTATCCCAGGCAGCGCTACGTTCGACATGTCGCTCATCCTGAAGGACTACAACAAGCCGGTCATCACCATCAACTCGATCCCGCGCGACTCGCTGGAAAACATTAAGGATTGGTGCCTGAGTGCACGGCTCTACTACATGGAGACTACTGTGAACCCCAACTGGCGAGCCACGATGAAGGAGATCCGCGAAGACCCCGACTGGGACCCGTGGCTACGCGGGGACGGCTGGTCGGTTCTCAACAACGTGACgaacgacgaggaggaagaggaggaggacgacgattCCGACTCGGACTCGACGTACTACGAGGATGACGATGAGACCTCCGATTCCGACGACAGCTCCTGGctcgaggacgaggagagtGACCCGTCGTcaggcagcgacgagagcgacgagtccagcgccgccagctggGACGAGCTGGAGCGTCGAGCAGCCGCCAAAGACCGTCAGAGGGACttcagcgacgacgacgactacCACCCACGTaagcggcagcgtgccggtgccgcgacACCTGCGCTACCGGTCGCGCCCGCTACGCGACCCTCAAAGGTGCCGCTGAACATGGCTgggcgcgcaggcggcggcgctgttcCGCCGGCTCGCCGATTCTAG
- a CDS encoding ribosomal protein L3-like protein — MHGFRGRALATAFCVARRWRSGGGPGDRRVRTDWYRCYPSLMEEKDRDMYHCYYPYLFDHGDKMSLYPKIPDNPREWQVEQLQTTYDAIREDKYDAFVRLRAKFPELYQDTYAWDNPPPFGEFNMFYSVRFGMIGVKAFTCKDYDELGNQFDCTAFWFPDNQIVKHSTRNGDVGTDKVYVGAMNVPVEFHKPHVAAFYKAAGVPVKHVSAGFPVTPDAYAPVGTKLDVRHFKPGQEVTITFQNTDYGYQGVMFRHGFDGGYVWLGDSKWQRRPGCMGAEGQKRIYPGHRMAGQTGASAETYDGVPVWRIDYKNSLIYLPTLIDADVGTYVKFRDTINTKGYTLWNEHRGTPPFPTFVPSEEENLGKLATDECQLTSPPLYMYFRDEFAAAQLVTQADVEDAKSVKPATAAPKKKVYDLKKYTEARKKYRKNLQKARKYKLMGVRTRAHEKQQEARRAKILKYKRVKT; from the coding sequence ATGCACGGCTTCCGTGGGCGTGCGCTCGCCACTGCCTTTTGCGTggcacggcgatggcgcagcggcgggggccCAGGCGATCGGCGTGTTCGGACAGACTGGTATCGTTGCTATCCTTCGCTCATGGAGGAAAAAGACCGCGACATGTACCACTGCTACTACCCCTACTTGTTCGACCATGGCGACAAGATGAGCTTGTACCCGAAAATCCCCGACAACCCTCGCGAATGgcaggtggagcagctgcagacaACGTACGACGCGATCCGCGAGGACAAGTACGACGCGTTTGTTCGCTTACGTGCGAAATTCCCCGAGCTCTACCAAGACACTTATGCCTGGGACAACCCGCCACCGTTTGGAGAGTTCAACATGTTTTACAGCGTCCGCTTCGGGATGATAGGTGTCAAGGCCTTCACCTGCAAAGACTACGATGAACTGGGCAACCAGTTTGACTGCACCGCGTTCTGGTTCCCCGACAACCAGATTGTCAAGCACTCTACCCGTAACGGCGATGTGGGAACAGATAAAGTTTATGTTGGGGCGATGAACGTGCCGGTGGAGTTTCATAAGCCGCACGTCGCGGCGTTTTACAAGGCGGCGGGCGTACCTGTGAAGCATGTGTCTGCCGGCTTTCCTGTCACGCCGGATGCGTACGCGCCGGTCGGGACAAAGCTTGACGTGCGCCACTTCAAGCCTGGTCAGGAGGTGACCATCACCTTTCAGAACACCGACTACGGCTATCAAGGCGTCATGTTTCGCCACGGCTTCGACGGTGGCTATGTCTGGCTCGGAGACTCCAAGTGGCAGCGACGCCCCGGCTGCATGGGTGCAGAGGGACAGAAGCGCATCTACCCGGGTCATCGCATGGCAGGGCAGACGGGCGCCTCTGCGGAAACCTACGATGGCGTTCCGGTGTGGCGCATCGACTACAAGAACTCGCTCATCTACTTGCCCACCCTCATCGACGCCGATGTCGGGACTTACGTGAAGTTTAGGGACACCATCAATACGAAAGGATACACGCTGTGGAATGAGCACCGCGGCACCCCACCTTTCCCCACCTTTGTCCCtagcgaggaggagaacctCGGCAAACTAGCCACCGACGAATGCCAGCTCACCTCTCCTCCACTGTACATGTACTTCCGCGACGAGTTCGCTGCAGCTCAGCTTGTGACCCAGGCGGACGTCGAGGACGCCAAGAGTGTCAAGCCGGCGACCGCAGCGCCCAAAAAGAAGGTGTACGACTTGAAAAAGTACACGGAAGCCAGAAAGAAGTACCGCAAGAACCTGCAGAAGGCACGCAAGTACAAGCTCATGGGCGTCCGAACGCGCGCTCACGAAAAGCAACAGGAGGCTCGGCGCGCCAAGATACTGAAATATAAGCGCGTCAAGACGTGA